The Thermovenabulum gondwanense genomic interval AGCTGCATTGAATTTTGTTGAGAATGATATTACATCTAAAATGAAAGAAGCTCTCTCTGGGTTAAAGGAGGTAAAAGATTGACGGATAAAATAGGCATTTTAGGAGTTGGTTCTTTTTTACCGGATAAGGTGTTATCAAACTTTGACCTGGAATTAATGGTAGATACCTCCGATGAATGGATAAAGGAAAGAACCGGTATTAGTTTTAGAAGAATTGCAGAAAAAAATATAGCCACATCTGATATGGCTTATGAGGCTTCAAAAGAAGCCTTAAAAATGGCAAATTTGAAGCCTGAAGAGATAGATTTAATAATAGGAGCAACGGTTACCCCCGATATGTTATTCCCTTCATCCGCTTGTTTGGTGCAACAAAAATTGAAGGCAAAAAACGCTGCGTGTTTTGATTTATCAGCAGGCTGCACGGGTTTTATTTACGCATTAGTCTGTGCCTATGAATTTATAAAAAGCGGTATGTACAATAATGTTTTAATTTTCGGTTCAGAAACTTTATCAAGGATAGTGGACTGGGAAGATAGAAATACCTGCGTTCTTTTTGGCGATGGCGCGGGCGCCTGTGTGATTGGAAGAGTTAATGAAGGAGGTATTATATATAAATTGTTAGGAGCTGATGGAACAAAATCGGAACTTTTATATATTCCGGCAGGGGGTTCGAAAGAACCGGCCACTATTGACACCATAAGAGATAGAAAACATTATATTAAAATGAATGGAAAAGAAGTATTTAGATTTGCTGTATCGATAATTGAAGAAATGGTTAAAAGGATAACAAAAGAAAGCGGTTGTCAGGTTGAAGAAGTTGATTATTTTTTACCACATCAAGCGAATATGAGAATTATAGATTCGGCTTTTAGAAAGTTGAATATACCGATAGATAAAGTGGTTGTTAATCTTGATAAATACGGTAATATGTCTGCTGCTTCGATACCGGTAGCTTTAGATGAAGTAGTGAAGTCTGGAAAGGTGAAAAAGAATGATAAAATTATGCTTCTGGGTTTTGGGGCAGGATTGACCTGGGGTGGAGCCCTGATAGAATGGGGTATTTAAAAAGGAGTGATTTTAATGGAACGGATAAAAATTGTAACCGACAGTACCTGTGATTTAGACCCGGAAACGTTAAGAGAATACAAAATTACATCGGTTCCCCTCAAAGTATATTTTGGAGAAGAAGAGTACAGGGATGGCATTGATATTACATCTGAAGAATTTTATAAGATGCTAAAAACTTCACCCTATCACCCGCGAACTTCCCAACCATCACCCTATGATTTTCTGGAATGTTACAAAAGTTTAAAAAGTGAAGCGGATAGAATTATATCCATCCATATTTCCAGCAAATTAAGCGGTACATATAATTCGGCATTAGTAGCAAAAAAAATGGTGGATATACCTGTGGATGTTATAGATACAGAAGGGGCTTCAATTATGGTAGGTTTTATCGCAAGGGAAGCTGCAAGAGCATCTCTTGAGGGAAAATCAAGGGAAGAAATAATTGAATTGATTTATAGCTTAAAAGAAAAAATGAAAATTTATTTTTCCGTTGATACCTTGGAATATCTGCAAAAAGGCGGAAGAATAGGAAAGGCAGCAGCATTCCTGGGTGGTTTATTAAATATAAAACCCATTTTGACATTGAAAGAAGGCGTAATTGTACCTGTAGACAAAGTCCGAGGAAAAGACAGGGTATATAGCCGGTTATTGGAATTGGTAAAACAGGAAAATATAGCAGGACCGCTACATGTGGCTATTATGAATTCAAATTCTCCTGACGATGCGGATAAATTAAAAAACCTGATGTTGAATGAATTTCAAGTAAAAGAGATAATTACTGCTAATTTAGGACCGGTAATTGGTACTCATACCGGACCGGGAGTAATAGGGGTAGTTTTTTACAGTTGATTGCCGGAGGGAGGAGAGGCTATGTTTCATACCGAAATATGCGACCTTTTGGGCATAAAATACCCCATTATCCAGGGGGGCATGGCATGGGTTGCGACAGCAGAGCTTGCTGCAGCAGTTTCCAATGCAGGAGGACTTGGAATAATAGGGGCAGGGAACATGCCACCGGAGAGATTAAGAGAAGAAATTTTTAAGGTAAAACAATTAACAAATAAACCTTACGGAGTAAATGTTTATTTTATGTCACCCTTTGTTGATGAGGTTATTAAAGTAGTGATAGAAGAAAAAGTTCCAGTAATTACTACGGGAGCAGGAAATCCCGGAAAATATATAGATTCTTTGAAAAGAGCGGGTATTAAAGTGATTCCTGTAGTAGCATCTGTGGCTCTTGCAAAAAGGCTTGAAGGGATAGGCGTAGATGCTGTAATAGCGGAAGGAATGGAATGCGGAGGACATATAGGAGAAATCACCACCATGGCTTTATTACCCCAGATCGTTGATGCCGTTAAAATACCCGTGATAGCAGCCGGGGGCATTGGGGATGGAAGAGGCTTTTTAGCATCGCTAATTATGGGGGCTAAAGGTGTACAGATGGGAACGCGCTTTATTTGTTCGGAGGAATGTAAGGTCCATGATAATTATAAAAGAGCTATTATTGAAGCAAAAGACAGAAGTACTGTAGTTACGGGGAGACCTACAGGACACCCTGTCAGGGTTTTGAAAAATAAATTATCGAGGGAATTTGAAATTTTGGAACAAAAATGCGCTCCGATAGAGGATTATGAAGCTCTGGGGACGGGCAAATTAAAAGCTGCGGTCGAAGGAGATATCGAGTACGGTTCTTTAATGGCAGGACAAATTTCAGGGCTTATCAAGGATATAAAGCCGGTTAAAAAAATAATAGAAGATATTATTTGCGAAGCGGATGAAATTGTGAGATCTATTAACTCAGGAAGGTTGTGGGAAGTATGTCAAAAATAGCTTTTATATTTCCGGGGCAGGGAGCCCAGTATGTCGGTATGGGAAGAGATTTATATGAAAAATTTGCTATAGCAAAAGAGCTATTCCATAAAGCCGAGAAAGTATTAGGATTGCCCATCTCAAGGTTATGTTTTGAGGGACCTGAAGAAAAATTGCGGGAAACTGAAAACACACAGCCTGCAATCCTTGTTCATAGTATTATCTGCTTTAATATATTAAAATCCTACGGTGTAAATCCGGATATTACCTGTGGTCTTAGCCTGGGCGAGTATTCATCGCTGGTAGCAGCAGATGCCCTTTCTTTTGAGGATGCTGTCTCAATAGTAAAAAAACGTGGAAAGTATATGCAGGAAGCAGTTCCCATTGGCACCGGTGGTATGGCTGCTTTGATGGGACTTACCCGGGAACAGGTTCAGGAATTAATAAAAACGGCTTCAAAGGAAGGTGTAGTGGAAATAGCAAATTTTAACTGCCCCGGACAAATAGTAATATCGGGAGAAATTGCTGCACTGAAATTTGCCGTGGAACTTGCCAGAGAGTTTGGGGCAAAAAAGGTTACAATGTTAAACGTAAGCGCACCTTTCCATTCAAGTCTTTTAGTTGGGGCAGGAGAAAAGCTGAAATATGATCTTGAAAGGATAAATATAAAAGCTCCTAAAATTCCGGTGGTTTTTAACGTAACAGCCGATAGTGAAGATGAACCTCAAAAAATTAGAGAATTATTGATAAAACAGGTAAGTTCACCCGTTCTCTTTGAAGATAGTATAAAGAGGATGGCAAATAAGGGAGTAAATATCTTTATTGAAGTAGGCCCTGGAAAATCTTTGAGCGGATTCGTAAAAAAAATAGATAGGAACGCAGAAGTCTTAAACGTAGAAGATATAGCGAGCTTAGAAAAAACTTTGAATCAATTAGGAGGAATACTATATGAATCTGCAGGGTAAAATTGCTATAGTTACAGGTGGATCAAGAGGAATCGGAAAAAGTATTTGTATGAAGCTGGCAGAGAAAGGTTGTAATGTAGTAATAAATTATGTAAAAAACGAATCTTTTGCCCTTGAAGTTGCAAGGGAAATTGAGAATATGGGCCAAAGTGCATATCTGGTAAAAAAAGATGTATCAAAAATTAAAGAAGCAGAGGAGCTGATTGAAGAAGTATATAAAAAATTTAATAATATTGATATATTGGTAAATAACGCGGGAATTACAAAAGATACGCTGTTTTTGAGAATGACAGAAGAAGATTTCGACAAAGTTTTAGATACAAATCTAAAAGGAACCTTTAACGTAACAAAAGCTGCGGTAAAATATATGGTGAAAAAACGTTTTGGAAGAATAATAAATATATCCTCAATCGTTGGGATTTACGGTAATGCAGGACAGGTAAATTACGCCGCTGCAAAAGCAGGTATAATAGGATTTACCAAATCTTTGGCAAAAGAGCTGGGAAGCAGAGGAATTACAGTAAATGCAGTAGCTCCAGGATTTATAAAAACCGACATGACCACACCAATTATCGAAAAAGAAACAGAAGAAAAAATAATAGAAAGAATTCCTCTAAAGCGAATCGGTCTCCCGGAGGATGTGGCAAATTTAGTTGCTTTTCTTGCTTCAGATGAGGCTTCATATATTACCGGACAGGTTATTGCTATTGACGGTGGTTTAACTTTGTAATAATCTTATTATTGAATATTAGAATAAATTTTTAGTAGTATAATATTATAACTAAGAGAACCTATATCTGAAGGGAGGTGAAGTGATGGAAATTCTAGACAGAGTGAAAAAGATTATTGCCGATCAGCTTGGAATGGATGAGGATGATATTACTCCCGATGCCTCTTTTATAGATGATCTGGGAGCCGATTCGCTGGATATTGTAGAACTCATAATGGCTTTTGAAGAAGAATTTGATTTGGAAATCCCTGATGAGGATGCAGAAAAAATTAAAACCGTGCAGGATGTGGTGGATTACATAAAAAATCGTATCGGTTAATTTGTCATTATGTAAAATAGAAAAGAACATCAGTAAGTCCCGTGGAAATCTACGGGACTTTCTTTAAAATAGTATAAAGAATTTATTTGGAGGAGATTATTGGATGAAAAAAAGGGTAGTAGTAACCGGACTGGGAGTTGTATCACCCGTTGGGATAGGAGTTAATAAGTTTTGGGATTCATTAATAAATGGGAAATCAGGGATAAGCCGAATTGAGTCCCTGGATACATCTGATTTACCGGTTCAAATCGGTGGAGAGATAAAAGATTTCAATCCGGAGGAATTTATAGACAAAAAAGAAGCAAAAAAAATGGATAGATTTACGCAATTTGCTATTGCTGCTGCGAAAATGGCAATTGAAGATGCAAAATTAAACATAGACCAAGTAGATAGGGAGAGGATAGGTGTAGTTCTGGGCTCAGGAATAGGAGGAGTAATTACCTGGGAAGAACAGCATAAAATACTTATGGAAAAAGGTCCAAAACGGGTTAGCCCCTTTTTTATCCCGATGATGATAGCCAATATGGCTTCAGCACAAATTTCAATGGAGTTTAACTTTAAAGGTCCAAATATAACTACGGTTACGGCTTGTGCATCGGGCACTACTGCGATAGGAGAGGCCTTTAAAATGCTGCAGGATGGTAGAGCTGAAGTAATAATAGCCGGTGGAACGGAAGCACCAATTACACCTCTTTCCATTGCAGGTTTTTCTTCAATGAAAGCTTTATCAACCAGAAATAGCGAACCCGAGCGAGCTTCAAGACCCTTTGACCGGGAAAGGGATGGCTTTGTAATGGGAGAAGGAGCCGGGGTGCTGGTTCTTGAAACTCTGGAAAATGCTCTAAAAAGAAATGCCAGGATTTATGCGGAGGTTTTAGGTTACGGCTCTACCGCAGATGCTTATCATTTAACACAGCCTGCACCCGATGCGGAAGGTGCAGCTAAGGCCATGGAGATTGCTATAAGGGATGCCAATATAAAACCCGAGGATATAAATTATATTAACGCTCATGGCACATCAACTCCTTTAAACGATAAATTCGAAACAATTGCTATAAAAAGGGTATTTAAAGAACATGCCTATAAACTTTATATTAGCTCTACTAAGTCCATGACGGGTCATCTTCTTGGGGCAGCAGGAGCTGTTGAAGGCATAGCTACTATTTTATCGGTATACAGCGATGAAATCCATCCGACAATAAATTATGAGTACGAAGATCCCGAATGTGATTTAAATTACGTTCCTAATAAATCCGTTAAAACAAAAGTTAATTTTGCACTTTCCAATTCAATGGGTTTTGGAGGACATAATGCCAGTGTGATATTTGGTAAATACCGGGATGATAAAAAATAATAAATTATTATGTTTAAGGAAGGTAAAAAATGGATGAACAAAGAAAAGCCAAGCTCGATGAGCTTCAAAAAATACTCGGGATAAGCTTTTATAATTTAGAATTACTCAATCTAGCATTGGTTCATCCTTCTTTTTCCTATGAAAAGCGTTCCGAATTGGAAGAAAACAATCAAAGGCTGGAATTTTTAGGTGATGCGGTGCTGGAACTTGTAATTAGTCAGTGGATTTTTGAAGAATTTCCTGAGCACTCAGAAGGCGAATTGACAAAGATCAGAGCTTTTTTGGTATGTGAAGAAACCTTGTCTTTAATATCAAAGGAGTTATCCCTGGGAGATTATTTAATTTTGAGTAAAGGGGAAGAATTAAGCGGGGGCAGAGAAAAAATATCAATTCTTGCTGACACATTTGAAGCAGTACTGGGTGCTATATATCTTGATCAAGGTTTAGAAAAAGTTAGACAATTTGTAATAAGTAAATTTAAAGGAATAATAAATAAATTAAAGGCTGGGAATTTTGTTGCGGATTATAAAACCACCCTTCAGGAAATTTTACAGAAGAGATCTCAGGATAGGATAATGTATAATGTGGTAAAAGAGGAAGGTCCTGATCACGATAAAACTTTTTACGTCGAAGTAAAGTGGAAAAATAGAGTGCTGGGGCGCGGAAAGGGTAAGAGCAAAAAAGAAGCGGAACAACGAGCAGCAAAGGAAGCAATAGATCAACTTGATAAAAATTATAAATTTTGGTAATTATTTT includes:
- the fabF gene encoding beta-ketoacyl-ACP synthase II, with the translated sequence MKKRVVVTGLGVVSPVGIGVNKFWDSLINGKSGISRIESLDTSDLPVQIGGEIKDFNPEEFIDKKEAKKMDRFTQFAIAAAKMAIEDAKLNIDQVDRERIGVVLGSGIGGVITWEEQHKILMEKGPKRVSPFFIPMMIANMASAQISMEFNFKGPNITTVTACASGTTAIGEAFKMLQDGRAEVIIAGGTEAPITPLSIAGFSSMKALSTRNSEPERASRPFDRERDGFVMGEGAGVLVLETLENALKRNARIYAEVLGYGSTADAYHLTQPAPDAEGAAKAMEIAIRDANIKPEDINYINAHGTSTPLNDKFETIAIKRVFKEHAYKLYISSTKSMTGHLLGAAGAVEGIATILSVYSDEIHPTINYEYEDPECDLNYVPNKSVKTKVNFALSNSMGFGGHNASVIFGKYRDDKK
- a CDS encoding DegV family protein, translated to MERIKIVTDSTCDLDPETLREYKITSVPLKVYFGEEEYRDGIDITSEEFYKMLKTSPYHPRTSQPSPYDFLECYKSLKSEADRIISIHISSKLSGTYNSALVAKKMVDIPVDVIDTEGASIMVGFIAREAARASLEGKSREEIIELIYSLKEKMKIYFSVDTLEYLQKGGRIGKAAAFLGGLLNIKPILTLKEGVIVPVDKVRGKDRVYSRLLELVKQENIAGPLHVAIMNSNSPDDADKLKNLMLNEFQVKEIITANLGPVIGTHTGPGVIGVVFYS
- the fabG gene encoding 3-oxoacyl-[acyl-carrier-protein] reductase; this encodes MNLQGKIAIVTGGSRGIGKSICMKLAEKGCNVVINYVKNESFALEVAREIENMGQSAYLVKKDVSKIKEAEELIEEVYKKFNNIDILVNNAGITKDTLFLRMTEEDFDKVLDTNLKGTFNVTKAAVKYMVKKRFGRIINISSIVGIYGNAGQVNYAAAKAGIIGFTKSLAKELGSRGITVNAVAPGFIKTDMTTPIIEKETEEKIIERIPLKRIGLPEDVANLVAFLASDEASYITGQVIAIDGGLTL
- the fabK gene encoding enoyl-[acyl-carrier-protein] reductase FabK produces the protein MFHTEICDLLGIKYPIIQGGMAWVATAELAAAVSNAGGLGIIGAGNMPPERLREEIFKVKQLTNKPYGVNVYFMSPFVDEVIKVVIEEKVPVITTGAGNPGKYIDSLKRAGIKVIPVVASVALAKRLEGIGVDAVIAEGMECGGHIGEITTMALLPQIVDAVKIPVIAAGGIGDGRGFLASLIMGAKGVQMGTRFICSEECKVHDNYKRAIIEAKDRSTVVTGRPTGHPVRVLKNKLSREFEILEQKCAPIEDYEALGTGKLKAAVEGDIEYGSLMAGQISGLIKDIKPVKKIIEDIICEADEIVRSINSGRLWEVCQK
- the rnc gene encoding ribonuclease III; its protein translation is MDEQRKAKLDELQKILGISFYNLELLNLALVHPSFSYEKRSELEENNQRLEFLGDAVLELVISQWIFEEFPEHSEGELTKIRAFLVCEETLSLISKELSLGDYLILSKGEELSGGREKISILADTFEAVLGAIYLDQGLEKVRQFVISKFKGIINKLKAGNFVADYKTTLQEILQKRSQDRIMYNVVKEEGPDHDKTFYVEVKWKNRVLGRGKGKSKKEAEQRAAKEAIDQLDKNYKFW
- the fabD gene encoding ACP S-malonyltransferase, which produces MSKIAFIFPGQGAQYVGMGRDLYEKFAIAKELFHKAEKVLGLPISRLCFEGPEEKLRETENTQPAILVHSIICFNILKSYGVNPDITCGLSLGEYSSLVAADALSFEDAVSIVKKRGKYMQEAVPIGTGGMAALMGLTREQVQELIKTASKEGVVEIANFNCPGQIVISGEIAALKFAVELAREFGAKKVTMLNVSAPFHSSLLVGAGEKLKYDLERINIKAPKIPVVFNVTADSEDEPQKIRELLIKQVSSPVLFEDSIKRMANKGVNIFIEVGPGKSLSGFVKKIDRNAEVLNVEDIASLEKTLNQLGGILYESAG
- the acpP gene encoding acyl carrier protein, whose amino-acid sequence is MEILDRVKKIIADQLGMDEDDITPDASFIDDLGADSLDIVELIMAFEEEFDLEIPDEDAEKIKTVQDVVDYIKNRIG
- a CDS encoding beta-ketoacyl-ACP synthase III; protein product: MTDKIGILGVGSFLPDKVLSNFDLELMVDTSDEWIKERTGISFRRIAEKNIATSDMAYEASKEALKMANLKPEEIDLIIGATVTPDMLFPSSACLVQQKLKAKNAACFDLSAGCTGFIYALVCAYEFIKSGMYNNVLIFGSETLSRIVDWEDRNTCVLFGDGAGACVIGRVNEGGIIYKLLGADGTKSELLYIPAGGSKEPATIDTIRDRKHYIKMNGKEVFRFAVSIIEEMVKRITKESGCQVEEVDYFLPHQANMRIIDSAFRKLNIPIDKVVVNLDKYGNMSAASIPVALDEVVKSGKVKKNDKIMLLGFGAGLTWGGALIEWGI